Sequence from the Sphingobacteriaceae bacterium GW460-11-11-14-LB5 genome:
TCCTGCGTAATGTAAACCGAAGTCCCATCGGCACGTAAAACCAGTTTCTGGTCTAAACCGTCGGCAGTTAAATCGATCCATACCGAACCATCTTCCTTTTTAAAGAAAACGCCTTTGGCCAAACCTTCATCAACCGTACCTTTTCCTAACAGGTAAGTATTGCTTTCGTAGTAAAATTTATCAAAATCAACCCCAAGGTTTTTATATGTTACATTAAAACCAGCGTAAACCCACTCGTTCATGGTTTTCCAAAGCGAAACTACTTCCTCATCACCTTGCTCCCATTTCAGCAGCATTTGTTGCGCTTCTTTAATCAACGGTGCATTTTTCTTGGCCTCTTCTTCAGTTTGTCCTTCCGCTTTTAACGAATCAATCTCTTTTTTGTATTCTTTATCAAAAATGACGTAATATTTTCCAACCAGGTGATCGCCCTTTAAGCCAGTGCTTTCAGGTGTTTCGCCATTACCCCACTTTTGCCAGGCCAACATCGATTTACAGATGTGGATACCACGATCGTTAACCAGGTTTACCTTCACCACATCGTAACCGTAAGCTTTAAGCAGCTCAGAAACCGAGTAACCCAATAAATTATTACGCACGTGCCCCAGGTGGAGCGGTTTATTGGTATTTGGCGAAGAATATTCGACCATTACCTTTTTACCGTTAGGTGCATATACACCAAAATCGGGCGATAAAATTTCTTCGTTAAACTGTTTTAAGAAATAACTTTCAGCAATGCTTAAGTTTAAAAAGCCTTTAACCACATTAAATTTAGTGATATCGGTTACGTTGGCAACCAAATATTCGCCAATTTCTGTAGCAGTTTGTTCCGGCGATTTCTTAGAAATTTTGGTGATCGGAAAAACAACAATCGTTGCCTGTCCTTCAAATTCTTTACGGGTTTCTTGTATGTTGATTACACTTTCGGCTACTTCTTCCTTATAAAGTTCAAAAATGGCTTTCTGTGTTTCGGCAATAATAAAATTCATGTGCCAAAAATATGTAAAAAAGGTGGAAGGTGAAAGGTTTAAGGCGGAAGGTTTTTGAGCTTTCAAAAGGCTTGGAAAGCTAAGTAGTGCCAATCGGTTCCGATAGTCCTTCTTTCCGCTATAGTCCCGATTGAAGGAATCGGGAGCTGCCGCTTCAATAAGGTTTAAGGATGTGGGTGCTGTGCAATAAAAAAGTCGGGAGTCCGATGTCCGGGGTCGGAAGACAGAATACCTATAAATATAAATCTCATTGGTCTTCTAACTTTTCCAGCACCTATTTTCAAACTATATCTTCGGACTTTCGGACCCCTGGACTTTCGGACTCTCAAAAATTCTAATAGATTTGCAATAACTAACTTTTTTATGAGCGAGCAGAACCCAAATTTTAAAGTGAGCGTAAACACCGAAATCGGCAGATTGCGTAAATTATTAATACATAGTCCTGATAGTGGATTAGGCAAAGTAGTACCCTCTAAGGCACAAGATTGGCTTTTCGAAGATATAGTACATTTAGATACCATCCGTAAAGGCGAATACGATTATTATATTAAATTGTTGATGTATTTTCTTGATCCTGATAAGATTAAAGGAAAACTGAGCGATATAGATTCGGAAGCATCCAACCGTAATTTTTATAAACCCAACCACCCCGATTTTCACAATTCTAAATCGGTAATCGAGATTCAGAATCTGTTGAGCGAAATGCTCGAAAACGAATCCATCCGCAAAAAACTGGTTGCTGCCGTTTGTGCGATTGAAGGCTGTACCTATAAAGTACAGTTAGCGTTAACGAATACCGATCCGAAACAGTTGGCTGAGATTTTCATCTCCGGTACACTGGCCGACGATACGATGATTTTTGCACCGATCCCCAATTTAATTTTCACCAGGGATGTAGGCACCACAATTAATAACCACATTCTGTTAAACAAACCGGCAAAAAAAGCCCGTGTGCGCGAAACGCTTTTAATGCGTTATATATTCTTCAACCATCCTTTGTTTGAAGATTACCGCAATAACATTCTCGAAATTCCGGATGTAACCATGCACTTTTTAAGACCAGGCGATGAACCTGCTTTCAGCACCACTTTAGAGGGTGGCGATGTGATGATGGTGAGTCCTAACCACGTATTAATCGGCTGTAGCGAGCGGACATCAGAGCATGGTGCCAACGAAGCGATTAAGTTATTGTTCGATCAGGATGTGGTCGAAAAAGTTACCGTGGTGAAAATACCGAGCAAACGTGATTACATGCACCTGGATACTGTTTTCACGCAAGTTAAACGCAATACCTGGGTAATTTTGAATTCGATTGCGCATTCACCAAAATATAATCCTTATGAGCCGATCAACTTTTTAAAAGAACCCGAAAAACTGGAAGCGACTACCGCCATTCAGTTTACTAAAGCCAATCCAAGCGAGCCGAAACACTTCAAACATGTAGAAGCTTTATTAAATGATATTAGCCAGAACGACTTAAAAAGCACCGAACCTACTCAGATTATTTATAGCGGAAACAATCAGTTCCCTTACGATTCGCGTGAGCAGTGGACAGATTCCTGTAACCTTTTAGCCATTAAAGATGGTGTGGTTTTAGGTTACGACAGAAACGATAAAACCGTTGAGGCCTTTAAAACTGCTGGCTTTGATGTAGTGGATGTAAAAGATTTGATCCAGGATTTAGAAAGCGGTAAAGTAAATGTCGAAACCATAACCGATACGTTGATTTTAATGCCTTCGGCAGAATTATCACGTGCCCGTGGGGGTTTCCATTGTATGAGTTTGCCGATATTAAGAGACAATATTTGAGGTTTAAGGCGTAAGGTATAGGGTTTAAGGTTAAATTTGCCTATAGTATAAATGCCTGATATTTAATGAATACTTTTGGGGCAGTATGCAACCTTAAACCTTACGCCTTTTACCTTTCACCATTATGCAGACTACCAACCATATCCTCATGATCCGCCCTGTTGATTTTAAATTCAACGAGCAAACGGCGGGAAATAACAAATTTCAAGTTGCTTCTACTGAAACCAATGTACAAACAGAGGCTTTAAAAGAATTTGATGCCTTTGTTGATTTACTACGAAAAAATAATGTTGATGTGACAGTGGTTGATGATACCTTACAACCAGAAACACCTGATTCTATTTTCCCCAACAATTGGGTTTCCTTTCATGAGGATGGCTCAGTATACCTTTATCCGATGTTTTCTGAAAACCGAAGATTGGAGCGCAGAAAAGAGATTTTGGATGGTTTAAAAGAAAACTTCGAAGTTAACCACATCAGCGATTTAAGCTTTTACGAACATCAGCATGCGTTTTTAGAAGGCACAGGAAGCATGGTATTAGATCGCACCAACAAAATTGCTTATGCCTGCTTAAGTGTGCGTACCGATGAAGAAGTGTTAGACAATTTCTGCATGCTGACCGGATATGAACCGGTGGCATTCCAGGCGGTTGACGAATCGAATTTCCCGATTTACCACACCAACGTGATGATGTGCATCGGCGATCGTTTTGCAGTAATTTGCCTGGATTCGATTAAAGATCCTGAAGAAAAACTGAATGTTACCATTAGTTTAAAAGGATCAGGAAAAGAAATTATCGAAATCAACCTGGAGCAAATGAACAAATTTGCAGGCAACATGTTACAACTTACCAACGCAGATGACGAAAGTTTATTGGTGATGTCAGAACAGGCTTATCTATCCTTAACTGCTGAGCAGATTGTTGCGCTTGAACAATATAGCAGAATCATTTATGCACCGCTTTATACCATCGAAAAAAACGGCGGTGGCAGCGCAAGGTGCATGCTGGCTGAGATACATTTGCCCAGTAAATTGTAGGCATAAAACAAATATTGGTAAGTCACCAATCCCATAAATCTATTTTTAATGGAATCAGATTTAACAGAAAAAGAATTGCGATTGGCAACCTTCATGAGTGAAATTTCAGAAAATTGCTATTCTGCTGGTTGGATGCAGAATTTAGAATATGAATTATGGTATGCCCTAATAAATGGAGAAAGGAAATACGGACAATCTTACATCACAGAAGCTGATATTTCCACATTGCTTAAGCTTTCTACAGATGCGGATGCCTGGATCGTATATGATGACGATAAAGGGGAAACAGCTTTGAGCTTAAAAAAATGGACGGAAAAGTTTAATAAGGATGTGGAGCAAAATAAAGTAATTATAAAAGGTTAATAACTTTATTAGCTAATGTTTCAACGAACCATTGTATTTTTGCCACGGAAGCTCGGAGCGCACGGAAAATCTGTTGCATAATTACACTTGCTAGTAAGCCACTAATAGCAACACCGACCGAAATATATAAACCTGATAGAATGAAAAGCCCGCAAAGCCGATCCTTAATCGGCAGCGGACTTGTAATGAATAGCAGGACTAACCCAAACCTACAATAACAGGAACCAGCTTTCCAAATGATCGGCAACATTCCTTTCTTTTTCTATCAAACAAAACCTTTAAATTATAAGAACAAAGATTTCTCCGCTACAGGCTGTAACACAATGCCTGTTCATTCCGATTAGTTTTATTACTTTCGCCAAAAATCCAGTATCAATATGTCTTTAGTACAAGAATTACAAACCCGTTCGGGCAATAAATGCGAATTATGCACTTCTGAAACCAATTTATCGGTGTACGAAGTGCCGCCAAGCAGCAATGCCAATAGCGATAACAGCATTTTAGTGTGTAAAATCTGCTTAGATCAGATTGAAAAAACGGAGCAACTTGCTCCTAACCATTGGAAAATATTAACAGAAACCATGTGGTCGGAATTTGCCCCGGTACAGGTTGTGGCCTGGCGCATGTTGAGCAGGTTAAGGAATGAAGGCTGGGCAGCAGATAGTCTGGATATTTTATACCTTGAAGATGAAACTTTGGAATGGGCTAAAAAAACCGGCGACCACGAGCAAGATGGAACAGTAGAATTTCATCAGGACAGCAACGGCACGCGTTTATTTGAAGGGGATACGGTGGTTTTGGTGAAAACACTGGATGTTAAAGGCTCAACTTTGAGCGCTAAATTGGGTACTGTAGTTAAAAACATCCGCTTAGTTCATGATAACATCGAACAAATTGAAGGTAAGGTAGAGGGACAAACCATTGTAATTTTAACGAAATACCTCCGCAAAGGTTAATATGCTATTTGGTTCCATAGCCTGTATCATATTTATGAATCCATTCTAACTTTATTTGTGTTTATTTTTCCCGCTCTCTGCCGCGGGGGCATGGTAGTTTTTCGCAGATTATGTTGTTTTTATTTGTGCTCAAGAATGCTGGCGCATTTTGGAGCGCCAAAGTACCCAAAGCGCTTTGTCAATCCGGCAATGTGGTTCCTCACCGCCCACACTAATCAAAAAACAGCAGCACTTTGTTTTGTGTTCAATTCTCCTAAAAGATTAGAATCAGCATTAGGAACACAAAACCACTGCGTTTAAGGTTTGGTAGTGCTATTTGTTCTAATCTGCAACTGTTTTTTGATTTTCCTGCCACTTGGGATTGACAGCGTTCTTCGGTAACACCCGTTGTTTATTAAAGTTTGGTTAGCAAAACGTATAAAAAATCAAAAGATTTATCC
This genomic interval carries:
- a CDS encoding arginine--tRNA ligase, coding for MNFIIAETQKAIFELYKEEVAESVINIQETRKEFEGQATIVVFPITKISKKSPEQTATEIGEYLVANVTDITKFNVVKGFLNLSIAESYFLKQFNEEILSPDFGVYAPNGKKVMVEYSSPNTNKPLHLGHVRNNLLGYSVSELLKAYGYDVVKVNLVNDRGIHICKSMLAWQKWGNGETPESTGLKGDHLVGKYYVIFDKEYKKEIDSLKAEGQTEEEAKKNAPLIKEAQQMLLKWEQGDEEVVSLWKTMNEWVYAGFNVTYKNLGVDFDKFYYESNTYLLGKGTVDEGLAKGVFFKKEDGSVWIDLTADGLDQKLVLRADGTSVYITQDLGTAEMKHDDFNMDESIYVVGNEQDYHFKVLFLILEKLGKSWAKGLYHLSYGMVDLPNGKMKSREGTVVDADELIESMVTTAREKTEELGKTNDFSEADKEELYKNIGLGALKYFLLKVEPKKRLLFNPAESIDFQGNTGPFIQYTHARIKSLLSKSDYQFAVGSEQFSGISDVELEMILQLAKYPAEIAIAAKAYSPASLANYLYELAKLFNKFYHEVPPIVKTEDGEVKQFRLNLSKKTADIIHAGMLILGITSPERM
- a CDS encoding amidinotransferase, whose protein sequence is MSEQNPNFKVSVNTEIGRLRKLLIHSPDSGLGKVVPSKAQDWLFEDIVHLDTIRKGEYDYYIKLLMYFLDPDKIKGKLSDIDSEASNRNFYKPNHPDFHNSKSVIEIQNLLSEMLENESIRKKLVAAVCAIEGCTYKVQLALTNTDPKQLAEIFISGTLADDTMIFAPIPNLIFTRDVGTTINNHILLNKPAKKARVRETLLMRYIFFNHPLFEDYRNNILEIPDVTMHFLRPGDEPAFSTTLEGGDVMMVSPNHVLIGCSERTSEHGANEAIKLLFDQDVVEKVTVVKIPSKRDYMHLDTVFTQVKRNTWVILNSIAHSPKYNPYEPINFLKEPEKLEATTAIQFTKANPSEPKHFKHVEALLNDISQNDLKSTEPTQIIYSGNNQFPYDSREQWTDSCNLLAIKDGVVLGYDRNDKTVEAFKTAGFDVVDVKDLIQDLESGKVNVETITDTLILMPSAELSRARGGFHCMSLPILRDNI
- a CDS encoding amidinotransferase, which codes for MQTTNHILMIRPVDFKFNEQTAGNNKFQVASTETNVQTEALKEFDAFVDLLRKNNVDVTVVDDTLQPETPDSIFPNNWVSFHEDGSVYLYPMFSENRRLERRKEILDGLKENFEVNHISDLSFYEHQHAFLEGTGSMVLDRTNKIAYACLSVRTDEEVLDNFCMLTGYEPVAFQAVDESNFPIYHTNVMMCIGDRFAVICLDSIKDPEEKLNVTISLKGSGKEIIEINLEQMNKFAGNMLQLTNADDESLLVMSEQAYLSLTAEQIVALEQYSRIIYAPLYTIEKNGGGSARCMLAEIHLPSKL
- a CDS encoding PhnA protein yields the protein MSLVQELQTRSGNKCELCTSETNLSVYEVPPSSNANSDNSILVCKICLDQIEKTEQLAPNHWKILTETMWSEFAPVQVVAWRMLSRLRNEGWAADSLDILYLEDETLEWAKKTGDHEQDGTVEFHQDSNGTRLFEGDTVVLVKTLDVKGSTLSAKLGTVVKNIRLVHDNIEQIEGKVEGQTIVILTKYLRKG